In one window of Acanthochromis polyacanthus isolate Apoly-LR-REF ecotype Palm Island chromosome 8, KAUST_Apoly_ChrSc, whole genome shotgun sequence DNA:
- the LOC110964555 gene encoding overexpressed in colon carcinoma 1 protein, with protein MGCGNSSATSTSGGGPAEASKDVTEDPSAEDEKRRNYGGVYVGLPADLTTVAASQSKSTHKD; from the exons ATGGGTTGTGGCAATTCCTCAGCCACCAGCACCTCAGGAGGGG GGCCAGCAGAAGCCTCCAAAGATGT GACAGAAGATCCCTCAGCAGAAGATGAGAAAAGAAG GAACTATGGTGGTGTGTATGTAGGTCTACCAGCAGACCTGACCACTGTGGCTGCTAGTCAGTCCAAGTCTACACATAAAG ACTAG